The genomic interval GTCGAGACATCGTCCTCGACGATCCCTGCTTGCCGGTAGGCTTCGTCGATGACGTATGAGAGGACGCCCGTCTCGGTTCCGAGTTCGATATCGCGAGCGTCGAGGAAGTTCTCGAGGACAGCGTAGACCTCGTCTTTCTTCGCTGAAAGGGGCGAAATCCCGTCACTAGAGTCGAGGACGTGTTGGGGCGTCTCGCGGATTTCGAGTGGGTTGAGCTTCGTATCGCCACCGACAGTGATCGTCTTTGCGTTCAGCGCGTCTGCGATCCCGCGGAAGCCACCAACTGGATCGACGAGAACGAGCATGGTATCGGTGCGGCGTTTCATCATCCGAAGGTGGCGCATGATGTCGCCGAACGTCTTCCCAGCGCCCGGCATTCCGACGACGAGTTCACTGTGACCCGTCTCGAGCGCCCACGGGTTGATCCGGATTGGAGAGCTGTTGTGGCCGTGATAGCCGTACTCGATACCCTCGTCCATCATCAGGTAGTTCGACGAGAACGGGAACATCGCGCCGACGGCTTGGTTCGTCAGCGTCGACATGCGGTCACGGCCAAGTTCGTTCGCGCCAAGCGGTGACACTGTTGCGAGCCCGCGTTCCTGCCAGCGACTCGCAACCTTGAGCGTACAATTCGCCGGCGCATCCTTGATTATCGACCGCAGGCGCGTCGTGTGATTATCGAGTTCCTGTTGACTATCAGCGGCGAGGCGAATGAACACACCACCGCGATAGAACGATGCTTTGTTCGCACGGACGAGCGACCGCATATACTTCGCCTGATCGATGTCTGCCTGGAGATCCTCGGATTTGAGGCTATTCGAGTCATGCTGGTTGATCTTCAAATCCGAGATCCAGTCTGCCATCATGTCCTGAGCCGACTGGCTATCGAACGGATCGAGATGGATGCTGATGTCGGTCTGCAACTCCGTATCGAGTAACAGTCGCTCGAGAAGGCCATCCGGGGGTTCTTCGGGGAACTGTTCAATCCAGAACGTGCGAACGTACGTCTCGTCGTTGATCACTGCGTAAGTCGTCTCCCAATCGACCGTCGACGGTGCGACCACCGACTGGTGCATCGTCGACGTGTCTGGCAGCTGATCGCCAGTTCCGGCGGACGAGTCGTCGATAGTGTCTTCACCACGATCGCTCGAGGCCGTATCTGACGGACTGTCGTACTCAGCCATCGCATCGAGGACATCATCGGGATCGGGCGTTGCTGGGACACCGTCGCTTATCCCGTGGGAAACGACTGGGAACGTCCCGAGTGCATTCGTGATATCGGCGTACTCTTCGGGATGGCACGTCCAGTACTCCTTCGTGATCCGAGCGAGATCGTAGGCATCGAGGGGGCTGATCGAACACCGATAGAGCGACGACCCACCACGACGGAGTTGTGTGAGTCGTGACTCGAGATGTTCTTCCTTGAATTGCTCTCGCTCAGCGTCGGTCAGGTCGTCAGTTTGGAACCGACCGAAGAGCCGTCCAATAGCAGGAAGGTCAGCAAGATAGGCGAGGACACTGTCGTCCGTTTTATCGAAGTGCTCGATATCATCGTCGTTCACCGCGGTAATAAGGTAGTACTCGCGGATCGTGGTCGTCTCAGAGTCGATTTCACCGTTGTCAGTCGTATTCGCCGCAACGTATTTCTCGAGAAGCCGTTTCAACACGGGGCGTGAGCGAACATCAGCGTCAGCGAGTCGGTTCTGATGTGCACGGACGATCTCGTCGTCATCGACCTCGCGGCTAGTGACGTAGATCTTCACTGGAAAGTCGACAGTCGAGTTGGCGAACTCCGAGAGTGACTGAACAGCCTTCGCCCACGCGTCGTCGTCCTCAAGAGCCATGTTCGCGGGCTCGACTTTCATCGCCCCAACGAGTGCGCCATCCGTTCGTTCGATGGCATGCGGGTACACTCGCTGTAGGCGAGTCAGATACCGTACTTCGCTATTGTCTTCGCCGCCGTGCGTGTACTCCTTGTTCTTGATCGCCCAGCTAAGACGAGCAGCGAGCCACTCGGTGAGCCACAAATATCCGGGCTTGACCTTGTGGAGCAAGAACAGCAGCGTCGTAAGCATAAGTCCGAATCCCAGGACCGGGATTGTCAGTGCTGATGGGATGAACGTCGCTACAACGACCGTGACGAACGCGACTGCGAGAAACAGCATGAGTTCGCCGATCGTATAGCCCTGGAAAAAGGCCGTTGTGCCACCTAATGACTGGTGGATCTTTCGCGCATCATACTCGTGATCCTCAGTGTTCGTACTCATCAAACTCACCACCTCGAGACCTTCTCTTTCGTGTTTTTGAGCCCACGCTTCGCTCGAGTCGACGCCTTCTGTGTAGCTTTGCGAGCGTCATCAGCGGCCTTATCGCGCATCCGTCCTGTCTTCGACTTCCGCAAGTTGTTGTAGCGGCCGGCGTGATCCTTCGTTGAGCGAGCCGAGGAGCCAAGCTTGTACGCTTTCGAATTGCCGCTCTGGAGCGTCGTCTGGCCGCTTTTCGTGATGGCACCAATCTGGTTATCTGCGTATCCACGGTGGACGTTTCGGGCTCCACGGACAGCTTTTCCAGAGGTCCGTTTTGCCTTTGCAGCGCCAGCTTTGGCCGCTGCAGGATTCGTTGCAGTAGCCCCTTTCTGGGCGATCGTCCGCATAGCTGGGCTACTCCAGTAGACCGTCATGACCATCGCAATAATCGCTGCAGGAATCAGTGCAAGTCCGACAAACACGGAGTAAATCCCTTCAAACGTAGTGTTCAGGTCAATTGCCCAGCCGATTCGAAATAAGACCGCTGCTGGAAGCCCCGCAAGCACCAGCCCTGGATAAATCCCAGCGACACGACGTGCCATGTTGGATGCTGGAGTGAATGGCCAAATCTCGAGCGCCCAGAGAACACCCAACAATGGCATAACTGGTGTCAGGACAAGGATCCCAATTTCTCGGAAAGCAACAATAAATCCAGCTACGACGAGTGCCACATTGGACAATACGACCATCGCAAGAATGGCGAAGATTCCTCCCAGTGCTCCTTTGATCAGCCCCTCGAAATTTGCAGTCATGTCGTCAATTGGAGCAATTGTCATTCCGACTGCGTCGATAAATTGCAACGGGATAGAGACTAGAGGGAACCAGACGAATGTCGCCATAAATACAAGCCCTAGCCGCCGCAGGAGTCGTTTCCGCCGATACTCGCTAATCGAGCCTGCCCGAAGCCCGATAAATGCGAAGGCAACGATTAGAATCATAATAGTCAGAGGCATCACATACTTCAGATAGACATCTTGGTATATACTAGCCCAAGGCTCATTATCTGGCGTTCCGATAACCATATATCCCGAATCAGATGTCGGTGCTGGAACACCAACGATCGGAGATAGGATGCCCTCATAAATGGTGTTCATGAGTCCAAGGAGCATCTCTGTCATATCCTCGACGACATCCTCGATTGCTCCCTTGACCTCTTCTCTTAGCCATGCCATCAGAGATCACCATCCTCTGACAAGGAGTCGTCTGAACTGTTATCGATAATAGTGAGATCGCACGACTGGTCTGTACCACCATATCTAATCTGTTGAGAATACGAGTGATTCTCACCAACTTGGACGATAGCCGTCACAGTTAGAGATTCAATCCCAAGTTCTCCACAATCAACAGAGCTATGTGGACTCTCGGTTCGATAAATTCTCCCACCGGAATATACCGTGGTAGTCTCACCGGGCGGTAAGAGCGTTTCGTGGTAGTACGATTTGGTCTCAGTCGAAAGGAGATTATTGATTGGCGCTCCTGTCCATTGGATCTCAGTGAGCAGCGACGGGATATTCCCCTTATTCTCAATTAAGACGGCTGCATTTTTGTCCCAGACAGGCGAATTCTTGTCCCAATCCATGTCGGGATTCTCTGCTGCCCACAGCACATCCGTAATCGTACACTCAGCCTCGAGCGTGATTGTTGTCGTATCGACCTGCTCGTCTCCATCGAGAGCAACCAGTTCGTAGTCCCCAGTGGGCACACTGTCCTCATAGCGACCGAGAATTTCGAATGATGTCGTGGTCTCACCGGTCGCGAGGCGTTGTTGATCAAACAACTCGCCGTTCGGATCGATGAGGTTGATGAACTCAACTGACGCATCATCGGCAACCTCGATCTTGAGAGTTGTGTCACCCATCTCGACAGAGGCGAAGACGTCACTTCCTTCCGCGCTAATTCCGTTGCCATCCGTGCTGTTACTGCTGTTTGATGGGTCTGTGGACGTGTCCGACGTACAGCCGGCAAGGGCGGCTGTGCTCACACCAAGGCTAGCAAGGACTGCTCGGCGAGCGATACCACTGTCGTCTCGATTGGTATTTTCTGTCATGGATGGTCTCGTAGTCCAAGGACCGCACCGCCAGTCAGGTAGTCAAAGCCGTAGACAGCCAGAGCGACCGGGAGGAACCAGAGCAGCGTCACGAGGAACAGCTGGACAAGCTTCTGGAACTTGGGGTAGTTCGGAGGAACCGTCGCCCGATCCTCGGCTGCTGAGTACAACTGATCGGCACGCCACCAGTCTGCGGGAACGTACTGGCCATCGATGAGCGACGACGGCTGCTTCTCGAGCTCAAGAACGGCAATTCCACTCGCGTTCAGTGCAGCCGATTGGCTTCCGATTTTGACTCTCCCAGTCGTGATCGGATCACCGGTCGTCGTCTCCGTGACGGTTGCCTGAACGAGCGTTCCCGACGAGTTTGCCTCGAGAACCGTCAACTCGAGGGTTGTGTCACGAACGGTTCCGTTGTCGGTGACCGAAATCGTCTCTGACTGGCCACGAACGATTCCGTGGACAGTCACCTCGTCGAAGGTCGCTGCTGGAAGCGTCTCTGATCGGACAGCGATCGACGTCGCATTCGTATAGTTGTCAACCGTCGGAATGGCGATCTCGCTTGGAAGGGACGGGCCAGCGTGTTTGCTCCCCCACGCCTCTTCGATCACTAGCGGTGGCTCGGCATCCTCTGTTGCCTTGCTCGGCATATCCGGTTGTTTCTGCGTGGGGATAGCATGGAGTTGTGCCGGACGAACGGACGAATTCGTCCGAGTCGTCTCTGTTTCCGTCCGAGACACCATCGTCCGCCAGCCGTCGACTCCCGCCGAATAGAACCGCCAGTTTCCACGCAAGCGCGCATCACTGCTAACATCGATTGCCGACCAGCGAGTTCCCGGATGGATAACAACACCAGTGTGAGTCGCATCGCTCTCGAATGCAACACGCTTCCCGCCTCTGTCGTTGATCTGTGTGACAACTGCGTGGCGGGAGTCAGTCGCTGTTACCTGTTCGGTTGGATAGTCGACCTCTGTCTCCCATGACCCCTCACAAGATCCGATCGTGCTATTGTAATTCGTGCACGTCCGGGTTTCATGCCGAAGGCGAGCGGTAACTGTCGCTTCAACGGTCAGATTCTGCGCTCCCGACAGTCCCCGATACTCGAGCGTGGAGCGATGGCCACGATCAGCGTCGAGTACCCAACTATCTGTCTGTAGGACAACCGTGTCAACGGCAGTGTCAGCAATTGACCAGTGATGGCGGACAGAGCCGCTCGTGTCATCGTCTGGGACACGGACCCGGTAATCGGCTATCGCAAGGACCTCGCCGTCTGGCATAATGTACCGCGCCGACGTGTTCCCCGAGTGCAGCACCGTCGACGGCTGGACTGCAACGATGCTCGTGTACGCATCCCGGATGTAGAGCCCATCCTCGAGGTGTGCCCGTTCTGGATGGACAGAGGTTTTCTCACCACCAGGGTCAAAGTCTTGGAGATCACCGCTGTTCCACCTCTCGACATCGTCGATTGGTTTCTCGAACGGGACGTCCGTCGACCCTGCAAGCCGGGTCGAAAACTCCGGCGCAGAGGAAATTGTGTCCCCGAATTCCTCGCTCGAGCGGTTTTGCTGATCGAGGTCGTCTGACCACAACAGCGGGAATCGTGTCTCGTTCACGCCGTAATCTGGCCCATCCGCAGGGATCGCTGGACTCGAATTCGGCTCGGCAACAGCGACACCGACAGCCAAGAACACAGCGCCTCCGCTTGCGACGAGAAGCATGAGGGCAACGTCGATCACACGTGGTGTGGTCATTGGGATGCAGGCAACCGCAGGCTCTGTTCTGATGGGTCAGAATGGTTTGACACAGTCTGAGAAGCCGAATCCCATCTGACTTCCAACCTTGTCAATCAGTTCAGGTGAGATCAGCGCGAGGACGATGATCCCGAACCCGACACCCGACATCACGAGTCTCTCTTTGGCCTGATTCTTCTTTTCGGGATTCCCACCGGCACGCATGTACGAGAGGCCAGCTCGACCGACGTAGAATCCCGTTGCTGGAAGACCGAGACCAGCAACAGCTCCGAAAACGATGCCAATGCCGGTCTCGACACCGGTTCCACAGTAGACGTCACCCACATTCGACTGGGCAGCTGCTGACCCGGAAGCGAGGGCGATGAAGGCCAGCCAGACTGTGAGTGAGGTCACTGCCGGCACGACTCGCCTACACGCTTGTCGGAACCCAGCCAACAAATCAGGGCATTCAGTCGACGCATCTGACGACTTACGCGGTGAATTAGTATTCATTAGTGTAACGGTCTGTATGGAATGTTTCGAACAGCGCCTCGAGAGCCACACTAACGGGGGCTGCTTCAGTTCGATCGCTCACCTCACCTCGAGGACTCCGAGAACGAGTCTCGTCGAAGGGCGTCTGCTTGACCAGTCCGTCTTGGGACCTAGTAGGCGGATGTGGCTCGGGTTGTGGGAGGACTGATACTGCGTCGATCAGTTGGACCAAGCCACTCATAGTGTCTGCATTTTGCATGGTTCATTCACCATGGGAGTTGAACACACAGAACACTTATTGAATATACTATATAAAAATTTCCGGTGGAACTTACTAATGGAGAGGGTTCAATCTTCAAAACCCGCTATCACTCTCAAGAGGTGCTAAAAAGAACGATAGGTGGCTGCTACGCATCGTTTGAAGGTTATTCATCGTCCGGTTGTTGGCGTCCCCGCGGATGTATTGGAGAACGCGATCGCTCATTCCCTGGTTCTGTATGAGCGTCGTGAACACCGTACGGAAGGTTTGAGGCGTGGACTTACGGTGAAAGCAGGTTTCGCCCTCGGTCATCACGTTCGCTTTGACTGCTGCTTTGCGCACTGCCCGCTGAACCTGTGTGCTGGAAACACGGTTGCCTCGAACACTCAGGAACAAATATTCCGAATCGGTGTCCGGATGAATGAACTGATATTGTTTGATGGCGTGTTTCACCTCCTCGTCGATCGGGACGACCGTCTGGCCGGCACCCTTGCGCACACGGCCGTCATCGAGCATTAGATCGCCCAGTTCGATTGAGAGTGCCTCGTGAATCCGACAACCCGTTTTCGCCAGCACGACTGCAATCGCCTTGTTCCGCGGGTCAGCGATATTGTGGGAGATTTTCTTCGCATTCTCCCCCATTGCGCAGTCCGGGCGCTCGCGAGACACCTGCGGGATCTCTTCGAGTACGACGGCGGCGGGATTGCCGGTGATCCCCTCGTACCGAGGACGCTTCATTGCCCAGCCGAAAAAGGACCTCAGCGACTCTAGGTATCGACGCTTCGTGTTCTGTGAGAGATCGCGGGCGGCGGGCGAACTGATATAGTCCTCGATGTGGCGCACTTCGACGTCTTCGAGCGCAACATCTGGGAACTCCTCGTGGAAGAACGCACATAGGGTGCGAGAGTAGGCATTGAGTGTCCGGCGACTACGTCCCATTGCCTGCTTGCGCTCGATAAAGTCATTGACTGCGTCGTGCTTGTTTTCATAAATCTTCTCGCGTGTCGCCAGTCATGCACTCACCTCTTGCCCGTCATCGAGGTCGGATGCGAGTCGCGATCCGTAGCCCTGCTTGTATTCGACTTTCCCCTGATCGGCGAGATCGAATAACTGCTCCTCGACAGCATCCTTGACAACGCCCACGAGCACTCCGCTGCTGGTGATCTCGTTCAATAGGCGCTCGAATGGTTGATAACGATCAGTGAGGAATGCGGTGACGAACTCCTCGAGCTGCTCGATCTGTAGTTGCAGCTCTTCGACTTCCGACTCGTTCTTGTCGTAGGCAAGGAATCCCTCTTGATGAAACGCACGTGCCTCCTGAATCAATTCGTAGAGGTACTTCGACCGACTCCATAGCCTTGCTCTTCTGCCTCTTCCATCCACTGTTCTGCGTGCTTGCGACTCAGGTAGATGGCGACGTAGGTCGTCTCCTCTGACAAGCCGACTTCGGTCTCCCACTCGGTCTGCTGTGGTTCTTCGTCACTCATTCGTGTCTCACAACAGACAATCACAACTGAAGACACCTAGACGTATGGATAGATAGGTCTCATATTTTGACCGTGGATATAGTGACTGTAGCGTCGTAAGAAATATCTGTATATCGTCTGATAGCAGAATCATGAAGACCCGTACCGAGACACTTGCGTCCCTGTATCAGGACGGCCTTTTCGATGTTCCCTCGTATCAACGGAGCTACTCCTGGGAAAAGTCACAATTAGAGGACTTGATTGATGACCTTCGATATCTCCCAGAGGACTCCTCCCACTTCTTTGGAAACATCATCCTTGACGAGCAGGATGACGAATACAGGACAGACAAGGGTAGACGTTTTGATAAATACGATGTTGTTGACGGTCAACAGCGCCTTACGACCGCCCTCATACTTCTCCACGTCGCCACACAGTTTGACGACGTGGTTGATGAAACTGTGTCAGAGGATAGCCTGGTTTACCCTGTTGAAGAACGACCTCGTCTATTGCCACAGGACCAAGATGAGGAGTTCTTCCGAGACAGCCTGTTCGGGGATTCAAATCTTGAAACGAAAACGCCCTCACAGGAGCGTCTCGAATTCGCATACGAGTTCTTTAAATTCCAATTTGAGGACCCCCCATCGGATATGTCCGTCCGGGAGCTATCTGAACGGTTGCGCTACGATTGCAAAATCAATATCGTAGAACTGGATGACGATTCCGAGGCAGCATCTATCTTCGAAAGTCTGAACGACCGTGGTAAGCCTCTTTCCTCGCTGGACAAGACGAAGAGTTTCCTGATGTATATGGACGACCGGTCGAGTAACCGGGGCGCACTTGAGACCAAAATCAAACAGCGGTTTGGAGGCATCTACCGCGAGCTATTCGTCCTATCAAACGGTCACGAACGAGTCAACGATTTCGATGAAGACAGTTTCCAGCGATTTCACTGGGGAATCTACGATGGTTACGATTCAGACGAGTACTACAATAGCCTCGACACCCTGAAAACCCGCCTACGGAACGACTATCGGCAGGGAGACTATGAACAGGTTCAGTCTGAAATAGACGAGTACACACAAGACCTCCGGGAAGCCTCGTCTGCCTTCTCAGCACTATTCCGACCACCACAGCGTCCCGAACCAGTCCGGGCACCGCTCAAACGTCTTCTCGAATTGGGTCGGGTCGCCAACGTCCTCCCGGTACTGATAGCGGCACAGATGGAGTACGGTGACGACGACCCCGAGAAG from Natrinema sp. HArc-T2 carries:
- a CDS encoding VirB4 family type IV secretion system protein, which codes for MSTNTEDHEYDARKIHQSLGGTTAFFQGYTIGELMLFLAVAFVTVVVATFIPSALTIPVLGFGLMLTTLLFLLHKVKPGYLWLTEWLAARLSWAIKNKEYTHGGEDNSEVRYLTRLQRVYPHAIERTDGALVGAMKVEPANMALEDDDAWAKAVQSLSEFANSTVDFPVKIYVTSREVDDDEIVRAHQNRLADADVRSRPVLKRLLEKYVAANTTDNGEIDSETTTIREYYLITAVNDDDIEHFDKTDDSVLAYLADLPAIGRLFGRFQTDDLTDAEREQFKEEHLESRLTQLRRGGSSLYRCSISPLDAYDLARITKEYWTCHPEEYADITNALGTFPVVSHGISDGVPATPDPDDVLDAMAEYDSPSDTASSDRGEDTIDDSSAGTGDQLPDTSTMHQSVVAPSTVDWETTYAVINDETYVRTFWIEQFPEEPPDGLLERLLLDTELQTDISIHLDPFDSQSAQDMMADWISDLKINQHDSNSLKSEDLQADIDQAKYMRSLVRANKASFYRGGVFIRLAADSQQELDNHTTRLRSIIKDAPANCTLKVASRWQERGLATVSPLGANELGRDRMSTLTNQAVGAMFPFSSNYLMMDEGIEYGYHGHNSSPIRINPWALETGHSELVVGMPGAGKTFGDIMRHLRMMKRRTDTMLVLVDPVGGFRGIADALNAKTITVGGDTKLNPLEIRETPQHVLDSSDGISPLSAKKDEVYAVLENFLDARDIELGTETGVLSYVIDEAYRQAGIVEDDVSTHTSANSPTMQDVHRILCDIAENPDEHNIAKSDSARERAAQYADELAIAFQPFREGGSYENLSHHSEIDILEGDNKVVYIDLGQIEGSASGIDRQTFLMQLLLSTIYQQAKNTQRNVELAIDEAHYLFEDQANLDFLETAFRHQRHAGLRMVLLSQTAQEFYETEQAEKIIGMCPIKVLHKLPELDDRTADKIGLTEEQRRYVRGADAGNEDLGYSQALVRVEEHGTYPLHIVADDFEKRVIDYEPEDQAFIEQAIRDEPAELLAFEEFVENEAQRNALATRLDLSADAVRHLLEADLTKEEVLDAVVEHFLETDGEKSSVRPDGGESGESATAEDTTETKCGTKDHD
- a CDS encoding pilin gives rise to the protein MNTNSPRKSSDASTECPDLLAGFRQACRRVVPAVTSLTVWLAFIALASGSAAAQSNVGDVYCGTGVETGIGIVFGAVAGLGLPATGFYVGRAGLSYMRAGGNPEKKNQAKERLVMSGVGFGIIVLALISPELIDKVGSQMGFGFSDCVKPF
- a CDS encoding tyrosine-type recombinase/integrase, which produces MGRSRRTLNAYSRTLCAFFHEEFPDVALEDVEVRHIEDYISSPAARDLSQNTKRRYLESLRSFFGWAMKRPRYEGITGNPAAVVLEEIPQVSRERPDCAMGENAKKISHNIADPRNKAIAVVLAKTGCRIHEALSIELGDLMLDDGRVRKGAGQTVVPIDEEVKHAIKQYQFIHPDTDSEYLFLSVRGNRVSSTQVQRAVRKAAVKANVMTEGETCFHRKSTPQTFRTVFTTLIQNQGMSDRVLQYIRGDANNRTMNNLQTMRSSHLSFFLAPLESDSGF
- a CDS encoding DUF262 domain-containing protein — translated: MKTRTETLASLYQDGLFDVPSYQRSYSWEKSQLEDLIDDLRYLPEDSSHFFGNIILDEQDDEYRTDKGRRFDKYDVVDGQQRLTTALILLHVATQFDDVVDETVSEDSLVYPVEERPRLLPQDQDEEFFRDSLFGDSNLETKTPSQERLEFAYEFFKFQFEDPPSDMSVRELSERLRYDCKINIVELDDDSEAASIFESLNDRGKPLSSLDKTKSFLMYMDDRSSNRGALETKIKQRFGGIYRELFVLSNGHERVNDFDEDSFQRFHWGIYDGYDSDEYYNSLDTLKTRLRNDYRQGDYEQVQSEIDEYTQDLREASSAFSALFRPPQRPEPVRAPLKRLLELGRVANVLPVLIAAQMEYGDDDPEKMVKIIEACETLAFRVYAIDGRRSDTGRGKLVRLAHSIHTDDEYDFEDAIERLDSITRNYTANERFVRKLRDPEFYDSVTSQDTRYLLYHYGQSLEAAVDEHVEHNLSQILSSDFEVEHILARKLDEEDVPADLREEFVDYVHRLGNLTTASEYWNKTYGNLPFEDKKTAEGDREKAYESSSLRVQRVLSEYDGFGKDEIEEREEEIIEFALVEWDVEQPEMSGLERVVKEASE